The following DNA comes from Vigna radiata var. radiata cultivar VC1973A chromosome 4, Vradiata_ver6, whole genome shotgun sequence.
CgttatataaatttgtaaactTTTTTCAAAGTATATCTGAATAACATTTTATTGGACATAGCACAATATTTCTTAAAAGTCACTTTCAATTACAGTCGGTTAGGCATCACCAGTTACAAAATTTAGGAACGTTTATTTCATATCGATCTAAACGAGTATACCAAATTTTCTCCGCTATATCTCAGGATGCATACTGACCTGAAAAATGTGTTAGTTGGGAAAATCTTTGTGATGTCTTAGAAATTGGTAGAGTGAAAAGGGAAAGGCCGATATGTCTTTCCAGTTTACCTATTTAATGAAGAAGCGAATGAAGATATTGATGTTTGAATAATATTGATGAAAATACTACTATACTTCCCGTGCTACCTTTTATTATCTTGGTTGAGGATCAAATTGATTGAAAACTTCTCCCGTTAATGTTTGTGCCATGTCctgtatattttataaatgtacCAAGTTTAGCTGTAATCATTAAAGCAGATAGCTAATAAATCTCTCTTCTGTCAGGTCCTATCAAGACCATTGCTAGCCCTTTCAATTGCAACATTGTTTTCTGATCAGTCAATTGCAACATTGTTTTCTGATCAGTCAATTGCAACGTTGCTTTCTATGAAATCAAAATGTAGTGATAGAAAGTCAGATTGTAGTTCAGAAGATGCAGCAGTATACTCTGAATTATCACCTTTACAAGTTGATTTGAATATAAGGTATATGAAAACCATCTTCTGAATATTGTGTTACTGGATTATCCTTCAGGAGAAACTTGAGATTAATTGTGGGGTTTTTACTATCGTGATAATTTTGCTCTACGTTTAAGCTTCTTCACTTTCTTACATTTTACAGCCAGTGTTCGACAAATCACAATAATTTAGAATCTGAGAAGTGGTTGACTGAACTCAATCAAGAGCTTGAAAATCAAGGACTTAGTTTACCTGAAAGGTATTTTATGGTTCCTGTGCATTCACGACGTAGAATTCTAAGCATGATGTGATTGTACCATTCTAGAAGAATATCATTGTGTGATGCCAccaaatattttgtttcaaacAACGCTACATGTTACGATACCGTGATTTATATTAATGTCATAGACTTACAACTTTTTTCTATTAACAGAATGAGAAACGcaacattaataatttattcacaATTGTCTCTATCTCTTGGAGTTGGATTTGCTGAGATTTTGAGTAAAATTTGAATTGATCACATCACCCACTGAATTTTGaactcatttttatattaaaatatttttcaaacgCTAAGCTGGTACAAAAATCAGGGTCAGGTACTTCCGATTCAGATAGCAATAGCATATTCACTTCCACATTTGTTTGTTCTCCTGTTACAACAGACCATGATTTAGTGGGTGTTTATGCAGAATCGATGATGACGAGCTTAGGAGATTTTATGCAGCTTCTAATAATGACTTTTCTAGCTTTCTTACCTCAATAAAGAAGACCATACGATGGCGAGAGACGTACAGAATTCTTTCCTGGGAAGAACAGAAAATGTGGACAAAATTGGTCTTTTGGCATGGGTGTGACGTGGAGCGCAGACCTTGCCTAATTGTAAGGCTAGGGTCAGCCTGCAATACTTTGGCATCGGAAGATAGACCTCGATTTGCTCAGGCAGTAAGTAAGTTATTCTTTCTTAAATGTCGTATTTATTTTTCTCGTCATTTTCCTCACATGTTTGCTTTTGTGAATCGAGACTATTATTTCTTCGCTCTCCACTTCTTACTACCTTTCTCTACGGAGCATCAGTCAGTCTTGTTTTCTTGACGTATTACTTTTTGTGTTCTGTAGTTTTTTGACATTTGATAATCGTTATTTCAGTATCACAGGTAGAATATGGAGTCTTGCACTTGGTTGATGCAGACAACCCTCAAATTACAGTGTTAGTGGATTGTGATGGTTTATCTCCAGTGAGAATTCCCATGCAAATGGCGAGATCTTGTTCTTCCCTTTTGCTAGACCACTTTCCCAATCGTCTTGGTTGCATGTTTGTCATACAACTGCCAACCAGTGCTCATGTTATTGCGCAGTCTTTTATTCAAGTAAGTTCTCCTTTCAGTTTATTCAGCCAAAAATGATTAGGAAAGAGCATTGAATTGGTGATTATGAAACATGTCGGGGTATCAAACAAATTGTTTGATTAAACGCAATTTCATTTATCATTGGATTGGAACACAACAACCTAGATAATAGTAAGTAATAACCGGAGCAGTAGATCTATAAGATAAAATGCAATTTTCTAAACAAACTAATCTGTGCATCTGAGTCAGGACTTGAAGCCTGCTACTAGAAACAAGGTGAAAATAGAAGGGGAAATGTTTCAGAAAGTTCTTGCGGACTATCTGCCAACACTGCCTTCATATCTTGGAGGCTCCTGCACTTGCGTGAAATGCTATACCGTTGGCCCACAGGATATGCTGCAACCTTATGTGGCTGGGACCAGCAGGAGAGACAGGGCGGAGAACACCAGTGACAGTGACAATGAGGATCCTCCAATGTTGCATCCTTCCAATGAATTAGAAGGCGGCTTATATGGTCAATATAATCAGTTGTTGAGAGCTGCTATCGTAGgtattcttatattttgggCTTTTGTAGCCCTTGGTGCTGTAGTATTTGAACCCAGTAATCTTCACCTGCCCTGATAATTAAAGGCATGCCAAATGTGGTTTGTATCCCTTGaagagtaaatatttttataggcGGCATAATCCAATTCCAAACAGGAACAGCAAACTATTGCAGATTCTGCAGCATACTATCACTTGCACTATAGTTTCtctttttgattttattaattgtcGTGTAACATACAAAATCACGTCATTCCACCTTACTCCAGTAAATTGCATATGATCATTGATTAGTACATTGCTTAACTCTAAAATACTGTTTAGAAAATCTTGGTTGAAATGTTAAGGTAATTTATATTTGGGCTTATAAAAAGAGTTATGATCTTTCATAGatctgttttttcttcttcaagtAAGCTTTATGGAAGAAGTaatcaaaacatgttttttttagaGTATTGCAGTAAGGTTTATGTTCAAATTTGTAAACAGGTTGTTATTTACCAGGAGTTTATGACTAAGAATTAGGTTAAGTTATTTACAGACAGCTTTAATCTGTCCGTTTAATTTCGTGAAGTTGTTATTGTACATTCAATTTTTATAGGGTTGGCGATGGTGTTCCCCTTACTATACATTCAATAgtggttatttttattatattcttccTATTCTATAGTATAGTACACTTAActtaatcatataataaaaacaattaacttagttgattttttaaaaatattactagtgtatcaaattaattttcattatttataattttgtaggtTTTCTTTTCACTATTCAttaatacaaaacataaatattcattattttcagTAGGGGTAGAttaggaaatatatatatatatatatatatatatatatatatatatatatatatatatatatatatatatatatatattctaaattgtgttagaaaaaaaatcaacattttttttattaaaatgtatgaagacaaagtatttattatcattgttattattaGAAGCAGAGATTTATACTATAGACGTagtaatcattattattatatttagtaGAAAGACAAATATGTAACAAATATAGCATTCTTCATGGTTTGGTGAGTCATATTGATTGTTAAAAGATCAGCATGGCTACATTTTTATTTACACTTATATAAGTGTACCTAGCAATCTATACAAGGCATTCTAAGGTTACAAATAATCAGATCAGTATCAATGGTTTTTCTGATAAAGAATATGGAAAACACTTGTAAAATTTTCCACATGATGAGCACATTTTATTCACCACTTGTGTTGGCTGGAACAATGGGCTTCATTTCCACCCCCATGTTACTCAAATAGGCTCATACCACTAGGCTTTATATTGAGTGTTTTTAAGCTCCACCTCaagtatcaaatttaaaatcaaagtagagctgtcaaaatggattaTAACTCGTGAGTCAATCTGACTTACTATGGATTCAAACCgcattgggtttgaaaaaaatatatttttttatgtaggtCAATTTTTAACTCAGCTCATTTAAATCTGGTTTATGCAGATTGAACTCGTGGTGAGCCGGTTAGACTCACCAACccaactaattttattttattattatattatctttaagAAACCCTGAAAAATATCTTACGGCTCGTTATACATGGATTGTATcgtacttttttattaaaattttgaattgtcttaaatttaacatcattttagaagtgaaattcatttatatttgaattacaaaaagtttataatttttttattttaaaaaaattataattaaatgagctactaagccaacctgtttaacccaccaacccgtagTGGTCAAATcggattcaaatttttctgaactcgttaataaatgagtcagatTTAATTGACTTACTAACTGACCAATTCGTAGTGGATTGAGTCGGATCAAACTAGGTAACCCGATTTCACAACACTAATTCAGCAATAAGAAAATTCTTCATGCGTAAAGCTATATAAGagagaaaagtgaaaaatgtgaaaaaaaactCTAGATCATTTTGTTTTCACAAACACCGAGatgaaacaattaaatataaagtttagTCCCATTTTGTTGCTTGATCTCACTATTATCTAATTTCAGATTCTGAGGAAACACCAGCAGACAGCATTCATTTTTTAACGGTGCAAAGCCCGAAGACCAGGAACTAATTGAAAAAgccaatacaaaataaattaaattaggacTAAAAATTCTGAAAAGAACTAAGTAGAGACCACAGAAGTAGGAAAGAACACTTGTATGTATTTTATAACGTATATATAGCAAAGGTGCACTACTTACACAGGATTCCACTAACACGTATATATGGCATATCCTAGTTTTCAAGAAACTAAACCTTTATTGAGCAAACAAGTTTTTGCAGCGTCATCCTCAGACTTAGTAGAAACTAGAAAGGATAAAGAGATTCATATtcatctctctttctctctagaGCCCAAGGATGTGCAAAATATGTATCCTCCTTCTTCTACTTACtctttttttaatacatatCATGCATGTTTTGGCTGCATACATTTGCGACTACATAGACAGAAATCtgtcatttccttttttttccccttgtttttttattacatatcaGAATAAATCAGTTGCCATGCACATTTGAGAATATGTGGATATGTTTATCCAATTATTGATCATATAAATCACCTTTATAAGAAATTTACAAGTTTTGTCGAATCCAATGTTTCTAATTTCTGTGAAtctttaaaaaagataatatgaaAGTGTTATAAGTTGAGACTAGCAAAAACACATTTGCTTTTCACTTTAATCGTGGGAGAAATGAGTTAATATAATAGTAGGACTATTTATTTGATGATCTCATAATAAGGTATAAATAACGTGTTTTGTTTGGTAATTAACACAGATGAATGAAATCCACAACCATTTATGAGCAACTAACTGAATCTAAGAATaagtttggttttattttatttgatttgtgtTAAACCTAAGATTTATAAGAcgatttataaatataagatcaGAATCAAAAGTCAGATAGATACCATTAGATTCATAATACTCAATTGCGActaatattaaacatttatttgtgAGTAAAAACTCTTTCAACAAACATTCAAAGAATCACAGCAGAAAGATACATCTCTCAATTCAAGGAGTCATATATATGTGAAatactttcttttaaatttttataaagatccgctggattttttttattgaaatatgaaaaattttagTAGAACATGAAAAACATCAAATTTCTATGATTAGTgtttataatgataaataactaaattagtatttgacaacatatatataaatcaagCCCACAAGATTGAATCGTTTTGATATAtgatgaaacaatttttttattagactttATTTCCCTCATAATCTAAAACGGAATGTTGAGACATTTGTGGGACGtacctattaaaaaaaaatacaaatacaatttttattacgacaatttaattaattaactaaaggGTTAAAGATTAACTTTGAATTGGACGCTATTAATTAACAGTCAAAAGGAAATTAGTTTCATTGGTTGAAATAAAAGCATTTGATAAATTGTCAAAGtaactattaataaatataaaattacacaaTAACTTTTAATGTAACCACAAGATATATTAGATATTAAACTCGAATAATATGTATGATTTGACTCATacgttttttcatttttaataaaatcgtTATTTGATTGTCATTGactttctttaatatttatcgTTATATTTCCCGccataatttaaaagtaacaaatgttataattgtatttaaatatttcaaaattagcattttctttttcagaaatATTATAACAAATGTTTTTTCAAATGATAGATCTATACTTTAGGGTTGTTGGTTCCTTTAGATTAATATGAAGATGtaaccaaaataattaaactacctataatttttattcttataaaaaattttagtaAACAAATTTTTcggtgtttattttttaaacaacattttatcGTAATTGAGGGACCTAGTACCTTATCTCCCTGCCAGTTCACGTTGCACTCAGCATTGTGTAAGTGTAAGCAACCTTAAACCTAGTGTTACTGCTGAGAAACTTCCATTCTCATGCACTTCACCAAATTCAATTTCGTCTCGCAGAATGACAGATGATATGATATTCTTCAAAATGAATTGAATTGCACTTATATTCCAAAGTATAATTCCTATCATTCGATCCATCTTCTGTTAGGTAGTAAATTATAGTCATAGAAGCAAAATTCAATGTGGGGTTTGGTTTGGTTGTGttgggtttggtttggtttttcttttctgaatcTTTACTGCAGAATAATAGTTTGGTGTGATTTCCATTACTATTGTCGTTGTCCAGGAGCTTTCATTATGTCCTTCAACTTTCCGTGACTTTCAAGCTTTCCAAATTGAATCATGTTTCTCAGGGGGTAATTTTATCTATTGTATGcttaaagttttcattttttttttatcaaacttcCAAATTGAATTTAGGAGTTTGGTggaataatttttcatatcttGGTTGTCATTCATCTATATAAATGGGTCTGCGATCTTGGAGTAGTGGTAAGACAAGACTGGTTAGGGTTTTGGTTTCGTGTTTTTGTGAAGCTATATATCTTGGTGTTTTTTGAGATCAGGTGCTTGACTTGCTCTGTTACTTTCTTATTCTCATTGCTTTTTAATGGCATTTGTCACTCTTTTCCCTATTTGTTGCTCCAATTGACCCTTTTTAAATAGATATCAGTTCACATGATTTGGGTTGGgaaatttatatcttatttagTTTAAATGTTCTGTGCTAGGCATTGATCACCCGAACATTTGTGTAGGAATTAATTT
Coding sequences within:
- the LOC106758623 gene encoding phosphatidylinositol/phosphatidylcholine transfer protein SFH10, whose amino-acid sequence is MTENRAYRNLLIEFHPKSFVKRNNEHLTLLLRGRFGRSVVGRITIFLLKVAALEIIRRFSKTRCPCVWRGLQALQVLCYPPFKWIQRWPPFKVLVDNMQVLSRPLLALSIATLFSDQSIATLFSDQSIATLLSMKSKCSDRKSDCSSEDAAVYSELSPLQVDLNISQCSTNHNNLESEKWLTELNQELENQGLSLPERIDDDELRRFYAASNNDFSSFLTSIKKTIRWRETYRILSWEEQKMWTKLVFWHGCDVERRPCLIVRLGSACNTLASEDRPRFAQAVISQVEYGVLHLVDADNPQITVLVDCDGLSPVRIPMQMARSCSSLLLDHFPNRLGCMFVIQLPTSAHVIAQSFIQDLKPATRNKVKIEGEMFQKVLADYLPTLPSYLGGSCTCVKCYTVGPQDMLQPYVAGTSRRDRAENTSDSDNEDPPMLHPSNELEGGLYGQYNQLLRAAIVGILIFWAFVALGAVVFEPSNLHLP